The region gtaaattaacttgatgcaaggccttgaacttttacttgctgctgaacagaactgatttatggggaataattgctttaataattattaataattgctattgactggacaggaaagctgtggccTGGTTTCCCTCTCCATCCAGGATGCCCTGACACCAATTGGCCTACTTCGTCAGggggaacctttcagaaaatgtgtttttaaatttgatatgtctgctagaatataaactgcttcctgttagaacCGCTTCTAATCTTATAAATGACACCACGGCAAAACATGAGAGACAGCTGAAGGCTGTGTAAACAGGatgttaaaattatttcttgtcaaattaCAATAGCTATGGATATGATCctagcaaaaaggaaaaaataagggttgtgtgatgtttttggagaggcttgttgttcttttattccTAACAATTACAGCACCTGATGGATCTCTAACGAAGGCCCTAAATGACTTGCAATCACTGTCCATTGAATTAAAATCACACTCAGGAAtcgatgaacaattcacaaaaatgtttgagACGTGGTTTGGAAAATGGGGAAACCTACTGGTGAGTATATTCACTTCATTGACTGTTGTTGTGGTGATTGCAGGttgtgtttgttgttgtgcaACATGTATTCCAGCTCTCATCCTCAGGTGTATTGATTGTGCGATTGGTTCCAGTGATACCAGAGGTTTGAGATTACCAGAATATCAAATTGATGTGGTGCCAGAGCACACACTGATgttgtccactgaatatttaagcacaagtgatgatgtggatctCATGGAACCAAACCAAAGAGATGGAGAAATTATGATACTGTGCTAAGAGGAGGAGGACCAGACGACTGCAAAAGATAATTGAACAGGGTTTACGATTCAGGGCCTACAATATACTGATATACATTGTGCTGCTCATTTCTGCTGTGCTTCTAgggttttattaattttgttgttttaaatttttcaacagggcattattttctatttgcgatgtcagatctgctgtaagacggagcgctacaggagatccttcctgcccacagcctgaatcagcatctacaacggttctttgaagaaaccttcataatatgagctacaacaacatttaatttccctttgggattaataaagtatttttgaatttggattgaattgaattaatcatttaaatttcagacacgACAGGTTTGTTCTATGGGAAACAGGTGGTGGACACTCTGAGGGCTGCAGGCAGTTACCAGAGAGATGGGACTGCGTTTGGGGAACGGAGTTACACGACGGACGGAAGGAACTGCCTCCCATATTCTAGTTTAGGTCCATATGCACCAGACACATTGATTGATGTGAGGTGGGTTCTTCCCACCTCAACGGGgggattgttatggatgtataattctgtggccttttctaatcatctctttgctgccttaattaaatatatctgcccttgttgcttatctgctgtaccgctcactgctacaacttacacaacataacttgatatcacataagatgcaacacagTTAACTGTAAcaattgtaaaagaaaatggaaatggaGAAaggaattacctttttaaatgtttgataagGAAAGGTATTTATAATCAGATTTTTGAATGTTTAAATCATTTAGAAATAGgatttgaaaatacattttcaaattgcAGTATTTAATAATGgattaataaatacaatttacaattcctctttataattcaatttaaaatgtgcaattacaaaacacttttcaaattgaatttctAATTATatgatttaaatgttaaattgttgtatttctttttcagtgactCTCCTGGTCCTCCAAATTAGTTgagtaaaactaaaacaattctACAGATTATGACTAAAATTCAATGACATTTTAGTCAAAGGATGAGAGCTAAataacaatttgtttttcaaaattaacACTGCAGCTCATACATCTTAAGGTTGTGGGAGCCAGAGCACCTGGAGTGAACCCACAGCAGGCAGCAATGCTGACACCTGCAGTCTTTTAAATCAATCACATTATCTAGTTTAGATTGTTTGTTGGgctttggttttggtttttaagTGGTATGGTTTTTTTTGGGTGGGggggttgatttattttttttaattatgtcaattttgaatttttatttagtGTAAAATTGTAAATGTTGGGTATATCTAATTGCAAGTAGAACAAAGAATAAGTTGAAAAGGTAAACAACGTAcagaagcaaataaacacaatacTATACAAATGCATAAGGATCCATATGGTcactaataaaaaatattcgagcataaaatttaaaaaaggaaaaacaaaattgacATTTACTACATTTACCAGAACATTTCTCAGCCTAACAGAAAAGTATCTAAATATTTCTCTGATTTATGTTTGAGATTTGCTGAAGAAACATGCAATTCTGGTTGTCTGAAATGATTAAttgatttttgttatttttaagaggtttttgtgtgatttaatttttttgttgtgtCTATTTTGGGTTTACATTTAGCAGACATTGGCACAGTTTCGATCCATAAAGTAGCACGTGCTTTAAAGGGTAAACGAGAAAGGTCAACCCCAAACGGTAGGTATAAAATACACAATGATTCAACGTCATTAAAAACCATAAGGCCCCTGTTGTGATAAAATAAAGAAGAGTAACTTTCATGAAGAGAGAAATTACATATAACAGCTGAATGAAAAGCTCTCCAAGTATTCCTCTGATTCTTATTTGAATTGTGTTGAAGATAGCTGTAATTCCAAAGAGCTGGTTCTGGGTGTATGAAAATACAGCCACAATTGTTTCTCTGGTTTGGTGTGAAAATGCTGACATTCTTGTGCAAATTCTTCCATAAGTAGCTCCAGCATATCTGAAGAGTCTCCATGGCGATGTCAAGATCTGATCCGTGAGATGTCTGCTCTGGGGATCTGGTTCGGTTTGACCCATGGACCTTTGCTGGTTATCGTTGTCAATTTGAGGCTGAACCAGACAAAGAGCAGCAAACATGAAGTTAGAAAAAGACTTGGATACTGGCTGACCTGCTTCAGGTTTGGCTTCCTGAGAACTGTCTTCATCTCTTGGGTTGACATGTATAATTTTACCTGTAGAGTCTGTGTGAATCACAGTTGATCCACAGTGTCTTTCAGGGATACTTGCTGGATCGGCATCCATTGTCTCATGATTTTCACTTGTTGCTTCATTAGTTTGTCTTTCTCTAGTTGTACGCAAATAATTTCTAATTCTTGTTTGAGTTCTGTTGAAGGCAGCATCTGTTCTTGCTTTGACCTGGtttaaaaacagtaaagttCTTGTTCCAATTCTTTGAAATCTTTCTTCAGTGTTGACGTAAATGAGCCAAACACAATAAGTGATAGCTAGACCAGACTCAGAACCAAGGTGAAAGATTCTCCGAATTATGTATTTACAGTCTTCTACAATCATAAGTAAATTAATTCTAAGCTCTTCTCCAGCTTCAAGCAAACAATTTCTGAATCTTGTTTGAGTTGTGTTCAAGAAACCTGCAGTTCTGGTCCTGGTTGTCTGAAATGCAGCCACAATTGTTTCTCTGGTTTGGTGTGAAAATGCTGACATTCTTGTGCAAGTTCTTCCAAAAGTAGCTCCAGCATATCTGAAGAGTCTCCATGGCCATGTCAAGATCTGATCCGTGAGATGTCTGCTCTGGGGTTCTGGTTCGGTTTGACCCATGGACCTTTGCTTGTTGTCAACTTGAGGGTGGCCTGGACAAAGGGCAATATACACAAGAGACTTGTTTACcagcttcttttgtttcagatttGCATTTTGTGTCAAGGTCTGCCTGTAAATttgctgctgtagctcatcCTTCAGGTTTCTAGTCCTTGCAGCAGTTTGTTGGTCCCCCAGTTCTCTAGAATTTCTACCTAGTTTAGAAGAAGATGAAATGATCTTCTCAGCATGTGTTTGGGATTTGTAGATAATAGCTGGGTTTCTTGCTTGAACCAAGTTTGAGAGAGCACCAAATCTTCTTCCGACTGTGTTGAAACCAGATGCTAGCCTTGTATAAAACATGTACAAACCATGCCATGCTCCTGTTATGATATCACAAAATGCAGCCGTGAATCCTCTTAAAGTGTAGaaccaatcatgtggatttaaagCCTTCATGAAGATTCCGGGTTTCCTCTCAGTGTTTGTAGTTTTCACCATGCCCCTTGTCTCCTTGTTGAGAGTGTGAGAATGGTTAATAGATGTATTATGGTTTGGAGACATCCTGAACATTTTCTGAGAATAGTTTACAGGTGGCTGATAATCAAAGAAGAGTGGAAATGCATTCTCGTGTTTGAAACTGTCTGAAATTATTTGACTGATGGAGGGCTGGCTCATTGACGCTGCAACACTCTGAGGAAGCTTGAGGTTTCTGAAGTGTGTGGACATTTCCATCAGTATCTGACAATACTTGGCTTTTTCATACCTTTGAAAGCCAGCATTTGGTTTACAGCAGATGGGAAAACCGTGTTCATCTCtttgagtttgagtttttgTACCTCCAATATGCTTACATATCAGTGCATTAAAGTTTCTGAACATTTCCTTCTGCACAGCTGCAGGTAAATTGACCTGGGAAGtattaaattcagtttgtgTTTGAGGTGATCCAGTTTCATCTCCATCATCTCCTTTTTTCTGTCTGACCAGACCTGTCATCGTATCTCCGTGGGAGAAATTCCTAAATATCTGAACTAACTCAGCTTTTGCTTGTTGTTGATCAGTCTGCTGCATATCAAGACAAGCATGGTTACAAGAGGACAAGAGATCCTTCCTGAAAGAATAGACAGATGCCCTGCAATTCAGTGTGTCCTGGATGTGATTATACCATCCCAGCCCATGTCTAACAAAGCTTAAGATTTTCATTTTGTCCGATCTGTGGTTTAATTTTGATCCACAAGTCCTTGTTGGAACAAAtaattttcttctctttcaACTTCAATAAAACGAGCAAAACCTGTCTACGTTTCCCAGGGAgggaataaactaaaatattgtCTTCACATACAAAGGCTTTAACTTCAAAGGAGAGCTGACGTCACAGCCTGTCACGTAAAGACAGCTCACCTACAACGTCACAGCCTGTTGCGTAGGTGGAAGACAGCTGATGTTACCTAGCAACCGTCGATAGCGTGAAAATCCCAAGGGCGAATCACGTGACAGGTTTAAAGATCAACGCGCGCTGCCGCCGTGTAGCAGACTGAATATCCAAACAATATCCGTTTATTAACGTGTTCTAAGCTGTAAATAGCGGAAGGCACTATTTTTCACATGCAGACTGCGCACTTTCGTTGGTGTCTTAATATGATTTTGTTTATAATCATGTTAGAATTTGTCCGAATAATATTTgattttttcatcattttcatAATTAAAGTTTTCATTTCTGGCTCTTTTGTGTCTATGAGAAAGTATGCAAAACACGGTGTCCATTGCCTTGTGTATGAACTGTGTTATTGTAGCAGAGGTAAAGATTTGAGACAGAAACCGTTTTCAATTGAACAACTTCTTAATCACTAATCatgcgaaaaaaaaaaaaaaaaacgtctatTCACGGTATAGCTCCAAAATCAGACTGACCTCAGACATGCAACACATGTTGCTGAGGTACAAGGATATACCTTATCTGCATTATGCAGTTTTTCATAATAAGTTCAGCATTTTTGGACATTAAAACCACCAAAACTGGTCACTGATCATCCTAACAAAAAGCTGGGTTACCCAGATGTTTAAAAATTGATCTGTAATTTGCAGAGTGAAATTTAAGTTCTTTTTAAAGTCTTGGATGTTGGATTCCAACATTTTGCTGACATCTGCTCTCTTGTAtggtatatgtgtatattgtatttatgtgtatattgtacatatgtatattctgtaatgcaaaaacagaactaaagagcaaagtgtaccggagtcaaattccttgtttgtatgtacgaacttggcaataaagctgattctgattgtaaGAGTAGATGTCAAAgcgaacaaaaaaaaaaaaaaaaactgggttGAATGTCATACCAAACTTAGTTACACCCAGTTTAACAATAAAGACAGGAGCAGAAAGGAAGGTACATGTACTTTCTGTCATTCCCCAAAAATCAGGGATCTTGTGGTTGTGTCTAGCCTTGCAATGGGCTGATTGGGTAAAATACCCTTAAATCTAGTGGCTGAGCACTACTAATAAGACAGCCTTTTGATGATAAAATATGCAGAAAAGCCACCACATATTTACAACAGTTCGCATTGAGATTCACAATGCGTTTGTgcgttaaaataaaaataaaaaaagtgcaTCCCACTATTTAGGGATTAGAACAACGCGTTAATACACGGATTGTTTTTGACCCTTACGACTTGCCGTGCATGAGTGCTTGCAGGTTAACGGAGTACCTGAGCACACTTGCAgttgtcatattgtttttaacggatttgacccacatgcagaaagcaattcaggagacacaGTTTTACGGTAAAGTGTTCATTTACAGTGTAGTGATGTGGGcagggaaactggaaccgggaaaccaactgtaaaaataaacagtatggtaagcagggaatactcagggtcaaaactaaagaataataattcagccttactgggttgatggaatgatccgccagagggtggGAAGCGGAGAGACCAAAtagttgtttacccgtgagacagATGATGGTGGATAATGGCGTGCCAGGATGATAAGATGGTCCAGGGTTTTCAGAAGTAGGTActgtggaaggaggagggtggacagggttcttgaatggtacaggtccttctcaaaaaattagcatattgtgataaagttcattattttccataatgtcatgatgaaaatttaacattcatatattttagattcattgcacgctaactaaaatatttcaggtcttttattgtcttaatacggatgattttggcatacagctcatgaaaacccaaaattcctatctcacaaaattagcatatttcatctgaccaataaaagaaaagtgtttttaatacaaaaaacgtcaaccttcaaataatcatctacagttatgcactcaatacttggtcgggaatcctttggcagaaatgactgcttcaatgcagcgtggcatggaggcaatcagcctgtggcactgctgaggtcttatggaggcccaggatgcttcgatagcggcctttagctcatccagagtgttgggtcttgagtctctcaacgttctcttcataatatcccacagattctctatggggttcaggtcaggagagttggcaggccaattgagcacagtgataccatggtcagtaaaccatttaccagtggttttggcactgtgagcaggtgccaggtcgtgctgaaaaatgaaatcttcatctccataaagcttttcagcaaatggaagcatgaagtgctccaaaatctcctgatagctagctgcattgaccctgcccttgataaaacacagtggaccaacaccagcagctgacacggcaccccagaccatcactgactgtgggtacttgacactggacttctggcattttggcatttccttctccccagtctttctccagactctggcaccttgatttctgaatgacatgcagaatttgctttcatccgaaaaaagtactttggaccactgagcaacagtccagtgctgcttctctgtagcccaggactggggaatgcggcacctgtagcccatttcctgcacacacctgtgcacggtggctctggatgtttctactccagactcagtccactgcttccgcaggtcccccaaggtctggaatcggcccttctccaaaatcttcctctgggtccggtcacctcttctcgttgtgcagcgttttctgccacactttttccttcccacagacttcccactgaggtgccttgatacagcactctgggaacagcctattcgttcagaaatgtctttctgtgtcttaccctcttgcttgagggtgtcaatagtggccttctggacagcagtcaggtcggcagtcttacccatgattggggttttgagtgatgaaccaggctgcgagttttaaaggcctcaggaatcttttgcaggtgtttagagttaactcgttgattcagatgattaggttcatagctcgtttagagacccttttaatgatatgctaattttgtgagataggaattttgggttttcatgagctgtatgccaaaatcatccgtattaagacaataaaagacctgaaatatttcagttagtgtgcaatgaatctaaaatatatgaatgttaaattttcatcatgacattatggaaaataatgaactttatcacaatatgctaatattttgagaaggacctgtatacaaggAGCAAAGAATACAGGAGGCTGGCAACCAGTGAGGTCCAAGAggtttgagtctttgttcatggagcttgataacttctttccagaagttgttaatccaggcagagttccacacAAAAGACAAGGTCAGGTTCTggtaatcctgcaaggtaacaaataCAAACTACTAAGAGTCAAGGCAAGaaacaagacaaggtaatgtggcttgagctgtaccactaagggacaacactctggcagtaaGTTGCTGACAGCCTCCTCCTAATATACTCTTCAGCAGGTGATCAAGGGAAtgatgaacacctgtcacctctcctccaggttccacgccatctaggggctaagcacagtaacagcaccaaacaaacagacaaagcacagatcctgacagcagCTTCCTGTACTTTATATAACAAACTGTTTTTACTGGTATTCCAGTTTTCGACAAAGAAATCAAAGTTTCACAATTAGCAGATGATACTACtttatttatacaaaataaGGAACAAGTTGCCCTAGCTCTAGCTACAATAGCGACATTTTTCCAAAATATCAGGACTGTacctaaacattaaaaaatttgaaattctGGCACTAAAAGACAACAGTGactctgaaatatttaatatcCTACTCAAAACGATATTACTTATCTCGGcataaaaacatccaaaaattccagagaaACCACTGACCTAAACATTCTCCCAATGTTCAAAGCCAATCATTAAAGTTCAATTGTTGGTCTGCCAGCTATCTATCAATGTATGGCAGAGTTCTGCTGAGCAAAGCAGAAAATATATCAAGAGCAGCatatgttttctcaagtttagaTGTCCCCAAATCCACTTGTTCCCAACTTGATAAAATTCTTTTCAAATTCATCTGAAAGAATAGGCCTGATAAGGTAAAAAgatctgttctctcaaacccttaCACAAAGGAGGTTCTGTCTTTTTCATTACTTAACCAAGTTATAAAAATCTACTGAATTGAAAGATTCCTTAAATTCCCAAATAGCATGTGGAACATTAtctcaaataatttatttgttattgttgACGGTCTCAACTTTCTGTTGATATGTCCTTTCTCGGTAGGTAAACTCCCTATGAAATTAACCAATTTCCATAAACAA is a window of Girardinichthys multiradiatus isolate DD_20200921_A chromosome Y, DD_fGirMul_XY1, whole genome shotgun sequence DNA encoding:
- the LOC124864752 gene encoding uncharacterized protein LOC124864752, which translates into the protein MFYTRLASGFNTVGRRFGALSNLVQARNPAIIYKSQTHAEKIISSSSKLGRNSRELGDQQTAARTRNLKDELQQQIYRQTLTQNANLKQKKLVNKSLVYIALCPGHPQVDNKQRSMGQTEPEPQSRHLTDQILTWPWRLFRYAGATFGRTCTRMSAFSHQTRETIVAAFQTTRTRTAGFLNTTQTRFRNCLLEAGEELRINLLMIVEDCKYIIRRIFHLGSESGLAITYCVWLIYVNTEERFQRIGTRTLLFLNQVKARTDAAFNRTQTRIRNYLRTTRERQTNEATSENHETMDADPASIPERHCGSTVIHTDSTASN